In the genome of Bremerella sp. JC817, one region contains:
- a CDS encoding DUF1559 domain-containing protein, whose amino-acid sequence MRCGHSRKSAFTLVELLVVIAIIGVLIALLLPAVQQAREAARRMQCTNNLKQLGIALHMYNDTYQTLPMGVLQNHNWRVSVLPFMEQRNLYDQLDFSVDFRGDQNNANTPLLSNQAVDTFVCPSSPLDSNMNPGWNGQRYQYHHYMGVSGATDTSIGTCQRFYGYNCDNGPFSVNKKVKLAELTDGTSNTMILGEQSDRVKYTGPGVGSWPFAEGKTMSPGGYHGGWEGPGNLDGTGSQWGIMSGIVPIQYGPNATCPDQWDCGYCYINSTILASAHPGGINISLADGSVRFIPETIDLNNFKLLALKSDGQVVTFN is encoded by the coding sequence ATGAGATGCGGACACAGCCGAAAATCGGCCTTCACTCTGGTTGAGCTCTTGGTGGTTATCGCCATCATTGGCGTGCTCATCGCCCTGTTGCTCCCTGCTGTTCAGCAAGCTCGCGAAGCTGCTCGACGTATGCAGTGCACAAACAATCTCAAGCAACTTGGGATCGCACTGCACATGTACAACGATACTTACCAAACTTTGCCGATGGGCGTGCTGCAGAATCACAACTGGCGCGTTTCGGTTCTGCCGTTCATGGAACAGCGCAATCTGTACGACCAACTCGACTTTTCGGTCGACTTCCGGGGCGACCAAAACAACGCCAACACGCCGCTGCTGAGCAACCAGGCGGTCGACACGTTTGTCTGCCCATCGAGCCCACTCGATTCCAACATGAACCCAGGCTGGAACGGTCAGCGCTACCAGTACCATCACTACATGGGCGTCAGCGGTGCGACCGATACGAGCATCGGCACCTGCCAACGCTTCTACGGCTACAACTGCGACAACGGGCCATTCTCGGTCAACAAGAAGGTGAAGCTGGCGGAACTGACCGACGGTACCTCGAACACGATGATCCTGGGCGAACAATCCGATCGCGTGAAGTACACCGGCCCAGGCGTCGGTAGCTGGCCATTCGCTGAAGGCAAGACCATGTCGCCAGGTGGCTACCATGGCGGCTGGGAAGGTCCAGGCAACCTGGACGGCACTGGTTCGCAGTGGGGCATCATGTCAGGTATCGTTCCGATCCAGTACGGACCGAACGCAACCTGCCCAGACCAATGGGACTGTGGTTATTGCTATATCAACTCGACGATCCTCGCGTCGGCTCACCCAGGCGGCATCAATATCTCCCTGGCAGATGGCTCGGTGCGGTTCATCCCCGAAACGATCGACCTGAACAACTTCAAGTTGCTGGCCCTGAAATCGGACGGCCAGGTTGTGACGTTCAACTAA
- a CDS encoding alkaline phosphatase, with protein sequence MKRASLTLAAITFLLTIHHLCLAEKLDKLPVSTLQQNNAETNRPTSLHWGPNGEKYSSWGNHSNRLIPVYTFGITLDSVNGENSIYRSEEKLKKLFGYVPTNTVNEEAEYFDQTDVYRLQKLASETGKKRIILFIYDGMDWQTTWAAAIHNAGKVGYREGRGTGLNFLDYRGAKTDYGYFVTTPHNNGTNVDINKQIVTSPGGKTKGGYDWREAGSYPWSVAKDIKYPIAQGSSVVHAFTDSATSATSMTAGIKSYNNAINVDFMGREVLPIARQLQKKGWNTGVVTSVPICHATPGAAYANNVHRYDYQDISRDLIGRPSIFHPGSLPGLDVLIGGGWGDDVKKDGNQGENFVPGNKYLPADDLRAIDVKNGGKYVVAQRTPGRKGTDVLTEGAKAAIQNNHRLFGYFGVSGGHLPFQTADGKYDPVVSAKSSGPIAAEKYDEADVTENVTLADMSLAALDVLQAKGEPWWLMIEAGDVDWANHANNIDDSIGAVLSGDQAFEKVTKWIEANGGWDDTCLILTADHGHYLMIEEPEALTGP encoded by the coding sequence GTGAAAAGAGCATCCCTCACACTCGCCGCTATCACTTTCCTGCTTACCATTCATCACCTCTGCCTCGCCGAGAAACTCGACAAGTTACCGGTCTCGACGCTCCAGCAGAACAACGCCGAAACCAATCGGCCGACATCACTGCACTGGGGACCCAACGGCGAGAAGTATTCGTCGTGGGGCAATCACTCCAATCGCCTGATCCCGGTCTACACGTTTGGTATCACGCTCGATTCGGTGAACGGCGAGAACAGCATCTACCGCAGCGAAGAGAAGCTGAAGAAGTTGTTCGGCTATGTCCCAACCAACACCGTCAACGAAGAAGCCGAGTACTTCGATCAGACCGACGTCTATCGTTTGCAGAAGCTCGCTTCCGAAACGGGGAAGAAGCGAATCATTCTGTTCATTTACGACGGCATGGATTGGCAAACGACCTGGGCCGCGGCGATCCATAACGCCGGTAAGGTTGGGTATCGTGAAGGCCGAGGAACTGGTTTGAACTTTCTCGACTACCGCGGAGCGAAGACCGACTACGGCTACTTCGTCACAACGCCGCACAACAATGGAACCAATGTCGATATCAACAAGCAGATCGTGACATCGCCCGGCGGCAAGACCAAGGGTGGCTACGATTGGCGCGAAGCAGGTAGCTATCCCTGGAGCGTGGCGAAGGACATCAAGTATCCGATCGCCCAGGGAAGTAGCGTCGTGCATGCGTTTACCGACTCGGCCACGTCGGCCACATCGATGACGGCTGGGATCAAGTCGTACAACAATGCGATCAATGTCGACTTCATGGGTCGCGAAGTGTTGCCGATCGCTCGCCAGTTGCAGAAGAAGGGCTGGAACACCGGTGTCGTCACGAGCGTACCGATCTGCCATGCGACGCCAGGAGCCGCGTATGCGAACAACGTGCATCGCTACGATTACCAGGACATCTCGCGAGATCTTATCGGGCGTCCTTCGATCTTTCATCCTGGCAGCTTGCCGGGGCTGGATGTGTTGATTGGTGGCGGCTGGGGGGACGACGTGAAGAAGGATGGCAACCAGGGCGAAAACTTCGTCCCTGGCAACAAGTATTTGCCGGCCGACGATCTACGTGCGATCGACGTGAAGAACGGCGGCAAGTATGTCGTCGCTCAGCGAACACCAGGCCGCAAGGGAACCGACGTGCTAACCGAAGGAGCGAAAGCGGCGATTCAAAATAACCACCGATTGTTTGGGTACTTCGGCGTCTCGGGCGGGCATCTTCCTTTCCAAACGGCTGACGGCAAGTATGACCCAGTCGTGAGTGCGAAGAGCTCGGGACCGATCGCTGCCGAGAAGTACGACGAAGCCGACGTCACTGAAAACGTTACGCTCGCGGACATGAGCCTGGCGGCCTTGGACGTGCTGCAAGCCAAGGGGGAACCTTGGTGGTTGATGATCGAAGCAGGCGATGTCGACTGGGCGAACCATGCCAACAACATCGACGACTCGATCGGCGCTGTCTTGAGTGGTGACCAGGCCTTCGAGAAGGTGACCAAGTGGATCGAAGCGAACGGCGGATGGGACGATACCTGCCTCATTCTGACGGCCGATCATGGTCACTATTTGATGATCGAAGAGCCAGAAGCCCTTACCGGACCGTAG
- a CDS encoding DUF1559 domain-containing protein: MRRDHGFTLVELLVVIAIIGVLISLLLPAVQQAREAARRIQCQNNFKQLGLALHNYHDTHRNFPSISSSSTGYSPQALVLPFIEQGNLHDLIDFSQPLMLGSGPSVSLNPAHAGIPDRVLPMLLCPSESGDPLFIDGGETWAGTNYMVNVGSGNGLNYSEGNSPNGLFWRGSDTRFRDITDGTSHTILMAETLFGGRDQVSTTVLTDPQRQIKSVSGGAPGSKTAEDLDAASASGYTGKRAGSWIRATGFHITINGFYTPNSLNPDVSHHGYIVTSSRSNHPGGTQLVLADGSVKFAPETIDLAVWRALFSRGGGEVPQPF, encoded by the coding sequence ATGCGACGCGATCATGGCTTTACTCTTGTGGAATTGCTGGTGGTGATTGCCATCATCGGTGTTCTGATTTCACTTCTTCTGCCGGCGGTCCAACAGGCCCGTGAAGCAGCTCGACGAATCCAGTGCCAGAACAACTTCAAGCAGTTGGGGTTGGCGCTCCACAACTATCACGACACGCATCGAAACTTTCCTTCGATCTCGTCCAGCAGCACCGGCTATTCACCCCAAGCGCTCGTCCTGCCATTCATCGAGCAGGGCAACCTCCACGACCTGATCGATTTTTCGCAGCCATTGATGCTGGGCAGCGGTCCCAGCGTCTCGCTCAATCCGGCTCATGCCGGGATTCCTGATCGCGTCCTGCCGATGCTGCTTTGTCCGTCGGAAAGTGGCGACCCGCTGTTTATCGATGGGGGCGAGACCTGGGCAGGCACCAATTACATGGTGAATGTCGGCAGCGGGAACGGACTGAACTACAGCGAAGGGAACAGTCCCAACGGTTTGTTCTGGCGAGGTAGCGACACCCGCTTTCGCGACATTACCGACGGCACCAGTCACACCATTCTGATGGCGGAAACACTGTTCGGTGGACGCGACCAGGTTTCAACCACCGTGCTGACCGATCCGCAGCGGCAAATCAAGTCGGTCAGTGGCGGGGCACCCGGATCGAAGACCGCCGAAGATCTCGACGCCGCATCCGCCTCGGGATACACCGGCAAACGAGCGGGCTCGTGGATTCGAGCGACCGGGTTCCATATCACGATCAACGGTTTTTATACGCCCAACAGCTTGAACCCCGATGTTTCGCATCACGGTTACATCGTCACCAGCAGCCGCAGCAATCATCCTGGCGGCACGCAGTTGGTGCTGGCTGATGGCAGCGTCAAGTTCGCTCCCGAAACGATCGACCTGGCGGTGTGGCGTGCTTTGTTCAGCCGAGGCGGCGGCGAAGTGCCGCAGCCGTTTTAA
- a CDS encoding carboxypeptidase-like regulatory domain-containing protein, protein MFRCSRLGSMLCLAMLVGCGPPPSIPGGTSGKLHADGVPLKEIRVNVFDSAGNATAFAVTDGEGAFELRDEASLTGVDLAPGSYRITLESAGEFQMVWPHAYRSPTKTPLQVEWSPEQEQLDLNVPTPRAAY, encoded by the coding sequence ATGTTTCGTTGCTCGCGTCTCGGCTCGATGTTGTGCCTCGCGATGTTGGTTGGTTGTGGTCCGCCGCCATCGATCCCGGGCGGAACTTCCGGCAAGCTGCACGCCGACGGGGTGCCTCTAAAGGAGATCCGCGTGAACGTCTTCGATTCCGCCGGTAATGCCACTGCGTTCGCGGTAACCGATGGCGAAGGTGCCTTCGAACTCCGTGATGAAGCGAGCCTGACGGGCGTCGACCTTGCCCCAGGTTCTTATCGGATCACGCTCGAATCGGCTGGAGAATTTCAAATGGTGTGGCCGCATGCCTATCGGTCTCCCACGAAGACTCCGCTGCAAGTGGAATGGTCGCCGGAACAAGAGCAGCTTGACCTGAACGTCCCGACGCCTCGCGCCGCCTATTAA
- a CDS encoding DUF1559 domain-containing protein, translating to MMASINRPRRHGFTLVELLVVIAIIGVLIALLLPAVQQAREAARRMSCSNNLKQLGLALHNYHDTHRSFPYGGRYYITYAGTNWRFALLPYLEQKAIYDLDRASNYRLNTYAGGSSNTDINAYNNETRLLFGLVVDAYVCPSSAEPLMHVPNNSAALESIGAVTQAHHYVGIMGAYPDPAGRTTTYYDTQYDSYATDNGILTIAETKGMRDVVDGTSNTIIVSEQSGNTNPNARYKRMSTYHTGWGGISHLGTVQDWRALGSGQHRYGSGVTAVYHSPNPRTTGAEADAVWDFNTPLTSYHPGGIMVSLADGSTRFISETIPLTTLQRLAVRDDGTVIESF from the coding sequence ATGATGGCATCCATCAATCGCCCCCGGCGTCACGGGTTCACGCTCGTCGAACTTCTCGTCGTCATCGCAATCATCGGTGTCTTGATTGCCTTACTGTTGCCGGCGGTACAACAAGCACGCGAAGCCGCTCGCCGCATGAGCTGCTCGAACAACCTCAAGCAGTTGGGCCTCGCGCTACACAACTATCACGACACCCATCGTTCGTTTCCGTATGGTGGTCGATACTACATCACCTATGCCGGCACGAACTGGCGTTTCGCCTTGCTCCCTTACCTGGAACAGAAAGCGATCTACGATCTCGATCGGGCCTCGAACTATCGCCTGAACACCTACGCCGGCGGCAGCAGCAACACCGATATCAACGCGTACAACAACGAGACTCGGTTGCTGTTTGGCCTGGTGGTCGATGCTTACGTCTGCCCTTCCAGCGCCGAGCCATTGATGCATGTCCCCAACAACAGTGCTGCCTTGGAATCAATCGGAGCCGTAACCCAGGCCCATCATTACGTCGGCATCATGGGGGCTTACCCCGATCCCGCTGGCCGGACCACGACGTATTACGATACCCAATACGATAGCTACGCCACCGACAACGGCATTCTGACCATCGCTGAAACCAAGGGGATGCGTGACGTGGTCGATGGAACCTCGAACACGATCATCGTTTCCGAACAGTCCGGCAACACGAATCCCAATGCCCGCTACAAGCGAATGTCGACCTATCACACCGGCTGGGGCGGGATCTCGCATCTCGGGACCGTGCAAGACTGGCGGGCGCTCGGCTCAGGGCAACATCGTTACGGCAGTGGCGTGACGGCTGTGTACCACTCACCCAACCCCCGCACGACTGGCGCGGAAGCGGATGCTGTGTGGGACTTCAACACGCCTCTCACTTCGTACCATCCTGGCGGAATCATGGTGTCGCTGGCCGATGGCTCGACACGGTTCATCAGCGAAACGATTCCTTTGACCACCCTGCAGCGACTTGCCGTGCGGGACGATGGCACCGTTATCGAAAGCTTCTAA
- a CDS encoding arylsulfatase produces the protein MPRLLTKIVALLLFALPMSAFAAEPTKPNVVFIYVDDLGYGDLGCFGQKQVQTPNLDQMAKDGVRLTSFYAGCTVCRPSRLVLWTGRHLGHQPINDNKPYTLQQSDFTLAKLMKQQGYVTGGVGKWALGEPGSGGEPIYHGFDFWCGYLDQGNAHNYYPTYLWRCEGDKIEKLPLKGNVEMGDKLPDSRVAKLDDRKTYSHDVMTKEAFDFIRRNQEKPFLLHLHWTIPHANNEGGRVTGNGMEVPSYGQYADKDWPDTEKGFAAMVTYMDNSVGQLRSLLKELNLEDNTVICFASDNGPHNEGGHDVHYFDSNGPLRGFKRSVYEGGIRVPFIAVWPGKIPAGTENGTTYNAYDVMATYADLTAAKEVPLNDGLSFLPALLGKNEIKPGLRRPDQRISYTSWNTWEACRLDQFKAVRKNASAPVELYDLSQDLGEEHNIAKEKPEIVEIMTNFLKEAKQK, from the coding sequence ATGCCTCGCCTGCTTACGAAGATCGTCGCGCTGCTGTTGTTCGCGCTGCCTATGTCCGCATTCGCCGCGGAACCGACCAAGCCCAACGTGGTCTTTATTTATGTCGACGACCTCGGCTATGGCGACCTTGGTTGCTTCGGTCAGAAGCAGGTACAAACGCCGAACCTCGATCAGATGGCGAAGGATGGCGTTCGCCTGACTAGCTTCTATGCCGGCTGCACCGTTTGTCGTCCTTCGCGACTGGTACTGTGGACCGGCAGGCATCTGGGGCATCAGCCGATCAACGACAACAAGCCGTACACCCTGCAACAAAGCGATTTCACCTTGGCCAAGCTGATGAAGCAGCAAGGCTATGTCACCGGTGGTGTTGGCAAATGGGCCCTGGGCGAACCTGGCAGTGGTGGCGAACCGATCTATCACGGGTTCGATTTTTGGTGCGGTTACCTCGATCAAGGCAACGCTCACAACTATTACCCGACCTATCTGTGGCGCTGCGAAGGGGACAAGATCGAGAAGCTTCCGCTGAAGGGCAACGTCGAAATGGGAGACAAGCTGCCTGACAGTCGCGTCGCCAAGCTCGACGATCGCAAGACTTATTCGCATGATGTAATGACCAAGGAAGCCTTCGACTTCATCCGCCGCAATCAAGAGAAACCGTTCCTGCTGCATCTGCACTGGACGATTCCCCATGCCAACAACGAAGGGGGACGCGTGACCGGCAACGGCATGGAAGTCCCCAGCTACGGGCAGTACGCCGACAAAGATTGGCCCGATACCGAAAAGGGCTTCGCTGCGATGGTTACCTATATGGATAACAGCGTCGGCCAGCTGCGATCGCTTTTGAAGGAATTGAACCTGGAAGACAACACGGTGATCTGCTTCGCTTCGGACAATGGTCCGCACAACGAAGGTGGCCACGACGTGCATTACTTCGACAGCAACGGTCCACTGCGAGGCTTCAAGCGTTCCGTTTATGAAGGGGGCATCCGCGTTCCTTTCATCGCGGTCTGGCCAGGCAAGATCCCAGCTGGTACCGAGAACGGCACGACTTACAACGCTTACGACGTGATGGCGACCTACGCCGATCTGACCGCGGCAAAGGAAGTTCCGCTGAACGATGGTCTCAGCTTCTTGCCGGCGCTATTGGGTAAGAACGAAATCAAACCAGGCCTGCGTCGCCCCGATCAGCGGATCAGCTATACCTCGTGGAATACGTGGGAAGCCTGCCGCTTGGATCAATTCAAGGCGGTTCGCAAGAACGCCAGTGCTCCGGTCGAGCTGTACGACTTGAGCCAAGACCTGGGCGAAGAGCACAACATCGCCAAAGAGAAGCCCGAGATCGTCGAGATCATGACCAACTTCCTGAAGGAAGCGAAGCAGAAGTAA
- the ilvN gene encoding acetolactate synthase small subunit: MRHVLSAVVQNVPGVLAHISGMLASRGYNIDSLAVGETEDPCLSRMTFVVVGDDSVLEQVRKQLEKIVTVVRVLDVSSQDFVERDLMLIKISAAAGPKRSEIRELVDIFRGRIVDVGRTEVIIEISGTENKIVAFIDLMRPFGIRELVRTGRIAMVRSGTPLEDQVNDPHAVEA, translated from the coding sequence ATGCGTCACGTGCTCTCGGCGGTGGTACAAAATGTGCCCGGGGTACTCGCCCACATTTCCGGGATGCTCGCCTCACGCGGATACAATATCGATTCGCTCGCAGTGGGGGAAACCGAGGATCCATGTCTTTCTCGAATGACGTTTGTCGTCGTCGGGGATGATTCGGTACTAGAGCAGGTACGCAAGCAACTCGAAAAGATCGTCACCGTCGTACGCGTGCTGGATGTCAGCTCGCAAGACTTTGTTGAACGCGATCTGATGTTGATCAAGATTTCGGCCGCAGCAGGGCCGAAGCGTTCGGAGATTCGCGAACTGGTCGATATCTTCCGTGGTCGCATCGTCGACGTTGGACGTACCGAGGTGATCATCGAGATCTCCGGAACGGAAAACAAGATCGTCGCATTCATCGATCTGATGCGACCCTTTGGAATCCGCGAGCTGGTGAGGACGGGACGAATCGCCATGGTTCGCAGCGGAACTCCCCTGGAAGACCAGGTCAACGATCCGCACGCCGTAGAAGCGTAA
- the ilvC gene encoding ketol-acid reductoisomerase codes for MTAKIYYDNDADLSVLKGKTIAILGYGSQGHAQAQNLRDSGCTVIIGQRPGSPNYDLAKSHGFEPMSVEEATKKADIVNMLLPDEVQGDIYNTYVKPNLKPGNVLMCSHGFNIHFNQVVPPEGVDSLLVAPKGPGHLVRSEYEKGGGVPGLIALGDGASDETRQIGLAYAKGIGATRGGVIETTFAEETETDLFGEQVVLCGGLSELIKAGFETLVEAGYQEEMAYFECMHEVKLIVDLFYQGGLNYMRYSVSNTAEFGDYSTGPRIITPETKAEMKKVLTEIQDGTFARNWILENKAGAARFKAIRRRERTHQVEEVGKRLRSLMSWIDSKEV; via the coding sequence ATGACCGCCAAAATCTATTACGACAACGATGCTGACCTGTCCGTGCTGAAGGGCAAGACCATTGCCATTCTGGGCTACGGCTCGCAAGGACACGCCCAGGCACAGAACCTGCGCGACAGCGGTTGCACCGTGATCATCGGCCAGCGCCCAGGTAGCCCCAACTACGACCTGGCCAAGTCGCACGGCTTCGAGCCCATGAGCGTCGAAGAAGCCACCAAGAAGGCCGACATCGTCAACATGCTGCTGCCTGACGAAGTCCAGGGCGACATCTACAACACCTACGTCAAGCCAAACCTGAAGCCGGGCAACGTCCTGATGTGCTCGCACGGTTTCAACATTCACTTCAACCAGGTCGTTCCGCCAGAAGGCGTCGACTCGTTGCTGGTTGCTCCGAAGGGGCCTGGTCACCTGGTTCGTAGCGAATACGAAAAGGGTGGTGGCGTTCCTGGTCTGATCGCTCTGGGCGACGGTGCCTCGGACGAAACCCGTCAGATCGGTCTGGCCTATGCCAAGGGTATCGGTGCGACTCGCGGTGGCGTGATTGAAACCACCTTCGCCGAAGAAACCGAAACCGACCTGTTCGGCGAACAAGTCGTTCTGTGTGGTGGCCTCAGTGAACTGATCAAGGCTGGTTTTGAAACCCTGGTCGAAGCTGGTTACCAGGAAGAAATGGCCTACTTCGAGTGCATGCACGAAGTGAAGCTGATCGTCGACCTGTTCTATCAGGGCGGTCTGAACTACATGCGATACAGCGTCAGTAACACCGCCGAATTCGGCGACTACTCGACCGGCCCACGCATCATCACGCCAGAAACCAAGGCCGAGATGAAGAAGGTCCTGACCGAAATCCAGGACGGCACGTTCGCTCGCAACTGGATCCTGGAAAACAAGGCTGGTGCCGCCCGCTTCAAGGCGATCCGTCGTCGCGAACGCACCCACCAGGTCGAAGAAGTCGGCAAGCGTCTACGTAGCCTGATGAGCTGGATCGACTCGAAGGAAGTGTAA
- a CDS encoding Ig-like domain-containing protein: protein MPWKMSLALLLLTVGFSLITVAFAILMGAKPDNEAPQVTVTNPRNNDRRVPSDLTAITITFSEPMMTDRFSFCIDPAVKFPEANGPATFSFDGKTVTYPVKLEPGRDYAIWLNNAQFQMFQYRSGNVLKPFLLQFQTAPLEQL from the coding sequence ATGCCGTGGAAAATGAGCCTTGCTTTGTTGCTGCTTACCGTGGGCTTCAGCCTGATAACGGTTGCGTTTGCGATCTTGATGGGAGCCAAGCCAGACAACGAGGCACCTCAGGTCACGGTGACCAATCCGCGAAATAACGATCGTCGTGTTCCGTCCGACCTGACGGCGATCACGATTACCTTCAGCGAACCGATGATGACCGATCGGTTTTCTTTCTGCATCGATCCCGCCGTCAAATTTCCGGAAGCCAACGGACCGGCGACATTCTCTTTCGACGGCAAAACGGTCACGTACCCGGTCAAGCTCGAGCCAGGCCGCGACTACGCGATCTGGTTGAACAACGCACAGTTCCAGATGTTCCAGTACCGCTCCGGCAATGTCCTCAAGCCCTTCCTGTTGCAGTTTCAAACCGCTCCGCTGGAACAACTTTAA
- the comJ gene encoding competence protein ComJ: MARFNIEISYSQISVFNGRLAEPFNDWSPDHVAQGFSWRPESVAFMTLIDAGPVDAEVRIEETSPNPSGARAIRVPFECPEDGVIEIASITDGVETSIPPGRYALLFETGMQEDQCWCRLTFTPDPSATPAVLIADGELHPSDPLLMEAEPA, from the coding sequence TTGGCCCGTTTCAACATCGAGATTTCCTACTCGCAGATCTCCGTCTTCAATGGTCGACTCGCCGAACCCTTCAATGACTGGTCGCCTGATCATGTAGCCCAGGGATTTAGCTGGCGGCCTGAATCGGTTGCTTTCATGACGTTGATCGACGCAGGGCCTGTCGACGCCGAAGTGCGGATTGAAGAGACCTCGCCGAATCCCTCGGGCGCACGAGCGATTCGTGTTCCTTTCGAATGCCCCGAAGATGGTGTCATCGAGATTGCTTCGATTACGGACGGTGTTGAAACGTCGATTCCGCCAGGCCGTTACGCACTGCTCTTTGAAACCGGCATGCAAGAAGATCAATGCTGGTGCCGACTGACCTTCACGCCAGATCCGTCAGCGACTCCGGCGGTCTTAATCGCCGACGGGGAACTCCACCCGTCAGATCCATTGTTGATGGAAGCGGAACCTGCTTAG